A genomic window from Algoriphagus sp. Y33 includes:
- a CDS encoding ABC transporter permease: protein MGNKEIQPPGLAQRFFRWFCDKDLLPSIEGDLFELYRERLLKEGKFKADLHFIRDVLLLFRPGIIGIKNKEYKTNYIDMFRNNFKIARRTLWKNKSATIINMLGLIVGITSCMLIALFIQHEMSYDTFQPNAERIGRVIMEYSFDGGEESSKGTFTSTKVAPYFSRTFPEVEKGIRMTQTSAILQLEGSPVTESGFMYADSTFFDAFAYNMIHGNSKTALNGPKKVVLTESMAKKYFGESDPVGQALEVGDNKTVYEVTGVMEDYPYNSQFRFDFLASFSSLGVNQEESYWNANYTTYFLLQDKNSFASMAEKLPPFMAKESAGFGADINFTLEHFSRVHLYSPYSDFVANTNIKYLYMLAGIALLILVIVCFTYINLSTARSVERAKEVGIRKVSGAGQSQLFWQFIGESFLLCGLSVVVSFILVYLLLPGFNNLIDRELILGDLMSPTFLTFILGLTLGLSVIAGAYPAIILSKFQPMKVLKGVFKNTSSAKWLQQSLTVFQFGISVFLIIATLVIQGQLNYIQSRDLGYDRAHIVSLPIGWNTDFQKINTLKKELKASSQIIEVSRAASSPVNISSGYSMNLPTRPENEVISVNANPVDENFIAVTGLEVIAGSNFTEQHIRQTEIEPWEKKEFHYIMTESAAGKFGWSPEEAIGKEMILNEQGTVVGVVKDFHFQSLRNDLQPLVLFSASWGGRLLVKINGENMHESLGFIEKTWEKILPERPYTYRFLDEDYNRMYQSEMQLGKLMNLFSTCAIVLACLGLFGLSSYMIQQRLKEISIRKVLGASTFQVLNILSGNFVRLILFAIVLASPIAYYVMSSWLDDFAFHISAPWWAVMLAAILTLAIGLITSGIHGLKAALSNPVTSLKSE, encoded by the coding sequence ATGGGAAACAAAGAAATACAACCGCCGGGATTAGCTCAGCGCTTTTTTAGATGGTTTTGTGATAAAGACCTTTTGCCTTCCATAGAAGGGGACTTATTTGAACTATATCGTGAGCGGCTTCTGAAAGAAGGCAAGTTTAAAGCTGACTTACATTTTATCAGGGATGTGCTATTGCTCTTCCGACCCGGAATTATTGGAATCAAAAACAAAGAATACAAGACTAACTACATTGACATGTTTCGAAATAATTTTAAAATAGCCAGAAGGACACTTTGGAAAAATAAGTCCGCCACAATCATCAATATGCTGGGTCTTATAGTGGGGATAACTTCGTGCATGCTGATCGCGCTCTTCATCCAACATGAAATGAGTTACGATACCTTTCAGCCCAATGCTGAAAGGATAGGTAGGGTGATTATGGAATATTCATTTGACGGCGGAGAAGAAAGCTCAAAAGGAACATTCACCAGTACCAAGGTGGCTCCGTATTTTTCCAGAACTTTTCCCGAGGTGGAAAAAGGAATACGCATGACTCAAACTTCTGCAATTTTGCAACTTGAGGGAAGCCCCGTTACAGAATCCGGTTTCATGTATGCGGACTCCACTTTTTTCGATGCCTTTGCTTACAATATGATCCATGGGAATTCAAAAACTGCCTTGAATGGCCCAAAGAAAGTTGTTTTGACTGAAAGCATGGCCAAAAAGTATTTTGGAGAATCTGATCCGGTAGGTCAGGCTCTAGAGGTAGGGGATAATAAAACAGTCTATGAAGTGACAGGGGTGATGGAAGACTACCCGTACAATTCCCAGTTTCGATTTGACTTTTTGGCATCTTTCTCGTCTCTGGGAGTGAATCAGGAGGAATCTTACTGGAATGCCAATTATACTACTTATTTTCTTTTACAGGATAAAAATTCCTTTGCAAGTATGGCAGAGAAGTTGCCTCCATTTATGGCAAAGGAATCGGCTGGTTTTGGAGCGGATATCAACTTTACTTTAGAGCATTTTAGCCGAGTACATCTGTATTCTCCCTATTCGGATTTTGTGGCCAATACCAATATCAAATACCTCTACATGCTTGCAGGAATTGCGTTGCTGATCTTGGTGATCGTTTGTTTTACCTACATCAATTTAAGCACCGCAAGATCTGTGGAGCGGGCAAAAGAGGTGGGAATCCGCAAAGTCTCAGGAGCCGGCCAATCCCAACTTTTCTGGCAGTTTATCGGAGAGTCATTTCTATTATGCGGCCTGTCTGTGGTGGTCAGTTTTATATTGGTTTACCTATTACTGCCAGGCTTCAATAATCTCATTGATCGAGAATTAATACTTGGAGACTTGATGTCGCCCACATTTTTGACTTTTATACTGGGGCTTACCTTGGGATTGAGCGTGATTGCGGGTGCTTACCCCGCGATTATTTTGTCCAAATTCCAGCCCATGAAGGTTTTGAAAGGAGTATTCAAAAATACGTCATCGGCAAAGTGGCTGCAGCAGTCGCTTACGGTCTTCCAATTTGGAATTTCAGTTTTTCTGATCATTGCCACATTGGTAATACAAGGCCAACTCAACTATATCCAAAGTAGGGATTTGGGATACGACAGAGCACATATTGTTTCTTTGCCGATAGGCTGGAATACCGATTTTCAGAAAATCAACACACTGAAAAAAGAGTTAAAAGCCAGTTCACAGATCATTGAAGTTTCCAGAGCTGCTTCCAGTCCCGTAAATATCAGTAGTGGATACAGCATGAACTTACCGACCAGGCCCGAAAATGAAGTAATCTCCGTCAATGCCAATCCGGTAGATGAAAACTTCATAGCGGTGACAGGACTGGAAGTGATTGCAGGATCGAATTTTACCGAACAGCATATCCGGCAGACGGAAATAGAACCATGGGAAAAAAAGGAATTCCATTACATCATGACCGAAAGTGCAGCGGGTAAATTCGGATGGAGTCCGGAAGAGGCCATTGGTAAGGAAATGATCCTAAACGAACAGGGAACAGTAGTGGGTGTGGTCAAGGATTTTCATTTCCAATCCTTAAGAAATGATCTTCAACCTCTGGTATTGTTTTCAGCCTCTTGGGGAGGTAGATTGTTGGTAAAAATCAATGGGGAAAATATGCATGAATCTTTAGGTTTCATTGAGAAAACCTGGGAGAAAATCCTGCCTGAACGACCATATACTTACCGTTTTCTCGATGAGGATTATAACCGCATGTATCAGTCTGAAATGCAGCTGGGCAAGTTGATGAACCTGTTTTCCACCTGTGCTATTGTTTTGGCCTGTCTGGGCTTGTTTGGATTGTCCTCTTATATGATTCAGCAGCGATTAAAGGAAATCAGCATCCGAAAAGTCTTGGGAGCTTCGACTTTTCAGGTTCTCAATATACTTTCAGGAAATTTTGTTCGTCTGATTTTGTT
- a CDS encoding PadR family transcriptional regulator, which produces MKKYQLGEFEEVVMLTVGVLFDEAYGVSVKSEIESRLERSVSVGALQTALKRLEEKGYLKSREGESTNERAGRPKKYFQITALGKEAMQYTRQTREDLWKAIPEVAWNLKMS; this is translated from the coding sequence ATGAAGAAATATCAACTGGGGGAATTTGAGGAGGTCGTAATGCTGACAGTAGGCGTGCTGTTTGACGAGGCTTATGGAGTGTCAGTAAAATCTGAAATTGAATCAAGACTGGAACGGAGCGTCAGCGTAGGCGCATTGCAAACTGCGCTTAAACGCTTAGAGGAGAAAGGGTACTTGAAATCTAGAGAAGGCGAGAGCACGAATGAACGGGCAGGCAGGCCCAAAAAATATTTCCAAATCACTGCTTTGGGAAAGGAAGCCATGCAGTATACCCGGCAGACCAGGGAGGATCTCTGGAAAGCCATTCCTGAGGTTGCATGGAATCTAAAGATGAGCTAA
- a CDS encoding succinylglutamate desuccinylase/aspartoacylase family protein gives MKRQISLIISLVIMSGYAAAQSSFIFQNKEIKAGTKEHFSIPIVNGQDSTFIPISVFNGVEDGETLGITAGVHGYEYAPIMGAQKLIHSINPQKLKGVVILVQVAGVESFLGRSPYISPVDGRNLNRTFPGEENGTTTERVANFISEHIISRADYFLDMHSGDAPEDLMKYGAYYSNSDMPEISAKGKEMALSLGFDHVVVFNTDGKDYMKADMPSLYCTAEAFKRGIPSIDIECGRLGIMEQDAVDKVTGSVLNLLDYLGFLPLDAKRVEVESPILISNRIYSASNFDGIFYPAKKAGDYVIKGMKLGHVTDYFGVILQTIYAEEDGLLLMIISTPPVNKGEDVTVIAKVD, from the coding sequence ATGAAGAGACAAATCAGTTTGATCATCAGCTTGGTGATCATGTCAGGATACGCTGCTGCCCAGTCTTCCTTTATATTTCAAAATAAGGAAATTAAAGCAGGTACCAAGGAACATTTTAGTATACCGATTGTGAATGGGCAGGATTCTACATTTATTCCTATTTCGGTATTTAATGGCGTAGAGGACGGCGAGACCTTGGGAATCACCGCCGGAGTTCACGGCTATGAGTATGCTCCGATTATGGGTGCGCAGAAGTTGATCCATTCGATCAATCCACAGAAATTAAAAGGCGTAGTCATTCTGGTTCAAGTGGCAGGCGTAGAAAGCTTCTTGGGAAGATCTCCCTACATCAGTCCGGTGGATGGAAGGAACTTAAACAGAACATTTCCCGGTGAAGAAAATGGAACGACTACGGAAAGAGTGGCCAATTTTATCTCAGAACATATCATATCCAGAGCAGATTACTTCCTTGATATGCACTCGGGAGATGCGCCTGAAGATCTGATGAAATACGGAGCATACTATAGCAACAGTGATATGCCGGAGATTTCTGCCAAAGGAAAAGAGATGGCCCTTTCCTTGGGTTTTGACCATGTGGTGGTATTCAATACGGATGGGAAGGATTATATGAAAGCCGATATGCCAAGCTTGTATTGTACGGCAGAAGCTTTCAAACGGGGAATACCTTCTATAGATATTGAGTGTGGTCGATTGGGAATCATGGAACAGGACGCAGTGGATAAGGTAACCGGGAGTGTATTGAACTTGCTGGATTATTTAGGCTTCCTTCCGCTAGATGCAAAAAGAGTAGAAGTAGAGTCGCCTATCCTAATTTCCAATAGGATCTATTCCGCCTCCAACTTTGACGGCATATTCTATCCTGCCAAAAAAGCGGGGGATTATGTGATAAAGGGGATGAAGCTAGGTCATGTGACCGATTATTTTGGTGTGATTCTTCAGACTATCTATGCAGAAGAAGACGGATTGTTACTTATGATTATTTCTACTCCACCGGTCAACAAAGGCGAGGATGTGACAGTGATTGCCAAAGTGGATTAG
- a CDS encoding NAD(P)H-dependent oxidoreductase, producing MKVAIVFNHPYEGSFCNAILNSVMTGLRLSNHEVDLIHLDKDNFNPVMSSADLKAFRDKKPVDPMVLEYKTRLEQVDHLIFIFPIWWELMPAMTKGFIDKVIFPGVAYDYVNDSSTKMKPLWNKVKGVTMITTMNTPGFLYWGIFGNAIQKALMRGTFWKLGYKNRKWISFNMVKMVPSEKRIKWLNNIQDRFMSLK from the coding sequence ATGAAAGTAGCTATCGTATTCAATCACCCTTACGAGGGTAGTTTTTGTAATGCAATCTTAAATTCAGTGATGACAGGCCTTAGGCTGTCAAACCACGAAGTAGACTTGATTCATCTTGACAAGGATAATTTTAATCCTGTCATGAGCTCGGCAGACCTGAAAGCCTTTCGGGACAAAAAGCCTGTGGATCCTATGGTTCTGGAATATAAAACCCGTCTTGAGCAAGTAGATCATCTGATCTTCATTTTTCCGATCTGGTGGGAATTGATGCCGGCGATGACAAAGGGCTTTATCGATAAAGTGATCTTCCCCGGAGTGGCATACGATTATGTCAATGACAGCAGCACCAAAATGAAACCTCTTTGGAACAAGGTCAAGGGAGTCACGATGATCACTACTATGAATACGCCTGGATTTCTGTATTGGGGGATTTTTGGCAATGCCATCCAAAAAGCTTTAATGAGGGGCACTTTTTGGAAGTTGGGCTATAAGAACCGCAAATGGATCAGTTTTAATATGGTGAAAATGGTGCCCTCAGAAAAGAGAATCAAGTGGCTTAATAACATTCAAGACAGGTTTATGAGTCTGAAATAA
- a CDS encoding Crp/Fnr family transcriptional regulator — MKETISSEKPWWEQFSHFFTPQEIPAKTTLLQEGQVSKTAYFIEKGCLRLSFNNNGKDITFQFFFEGEIVSSIESFRGNQPSLFSLESIEPSVVRSVSKIDMESIFVTSPEIKSAIEEQTFQRLIFYQKLFLSRIKDNPEKRYNELLTEYPQILQRVPQHYIASYLGITPVSLSRIRNRR, encoded by the coding sequence ATGAAAGAGACGATATCAAGTGAAAAACCATGGTGGGAGCAGTTTAGTCATTTTTTCACACCCCAAGAAATACCTGCCAAAACGACTTTGCTGCAGGAAGGTCAGGTGTCCAAAACAGCTTATTTTATTGAAAAAGGTTGTCTCAGGCTTTCGTTCAACAACAATGGGAAAGATATTACTTTTCAGTTTTTCTTTGAAGGGGAAATTGTGTCTTCTATCGAGAGTTTTAGGGGGAATCAACCCAGCTTGTTTAGTCTGGAAAGCATAGAGCCATCTGTGGTTAGAAGTGTTTCCAAAATTGACATGGAGTCTATTTTTGTGACTTCTCCTGAGATAAAGAGTGCGATTGAGGAGCAGACATTTCAGCGCTTGATTTTTTACCAGAAACTATTTCTTTCCCGCATTAAGGATAACCCGGAAAAAAGGTACAATGAGTTGTTGACAGAATATCCCCAAATCTTGCAGCGAGTCCCACAGCACTACATTGCATCCTATCTGGGAATCACGCCCGTCTCTTTGAGCCGAATCAGAAATAGACGCTAG
- a CDS encoding alpha/beta hydrolase: MKKTTFSLVLLVYLGLFNPAYSINPDREYILTPDSVDWKYEQLEIRTEDQVKLISWIYEADKENDKDTVLILAYPDAGNMSYFVYHSAILANEGYTVVTFDYRGFGKSEDFEIQREYLYSTEFALDLKAVVNTMAEKFKDKKIGIWGMSMGTTIASRAYPEIKDKIDFIIGEGFVTDTSTIVDRYKGLDKQILLPENSVLYETAIQSIDVPLLILTASDDTITTHGDALALQAKLGEKCQIVQFSGKHLAGFQVDHENKGFGGWYMEQLDRFLQNI; the protein is encoded by the coding sequence ATGAAAAAAACTACATTTTCATTAGTTCTTTTAGTCTATCTGGGCTTATTCAATCCGGCTTATTCCATAAATCCTGATAGGGAATACATCTTGACTCCGGACTCAGTTGACTGGAAGTACGAACAATTGGAAATCAGGACGGAAGATCAGGTTAAGTTGATTTCATGGATCTATGAAGCGGATAAAGAAAATGATAAAGACACTGTCCTAATCCTGGCTTATCCTGATGCCGGAAATATGTCCTATTTTGTTTATCACTCAGCTATTCTTGCCAATGAAGGGTATACGGTGGTTACGTTTGATTACAGGGGATTTGGAAAAAGTGAAGATTTTGAAATTCAGCGGGAATACCTTTACTCCACGGAATTTGCCTTAGATCTGAAAGCGGTGGTAAATACCATGGCGGAGAAATTCAAGGATAAGAAAATTGGGATTTGGGGAATGTCGATGGGAACCACTATTGCTTCCAGAGCATATCCTGAGATAAAGGATAAAATTGATTTTATAATTGGAGAAGGATTTGTGACGGATACTTCCACAATTGTGGATCGCTATAAAGGACTGGATAAACAAATCCTTCTTCCCGAGAACTCCGTACTTTACGAAACAGCTATTCAGTCCATTGACGTTCCGCTCCTGATTTTGACAGCTTCCGACGATACAATCACCACCCATGGCGATGCATTAGCGCTTCAGGCTAAACTAGGTGAAAAATGCCAAATTGTCCAATTTTCCGGAAAACACCTGGCCGGATTTCAGGTCGACCATGAAAACAAGGGATTTGGCGGATGGTATATGGAGCAGCTTGATCGGTTTTTGCAAAATATTTGA
- a CDS encoding DUF1330 domain-containing protein has protein sequence MSKYIDASQEAGKRFYQNFHDKGKVVMLNLLRFRRIADYTNLERIKPTDEISGEEAYQLYMAGILPELEKAGSQIIYYGKSKNFLIGPDFEAWDAILLVEHESVSKFMEFAQQQDYLKNVGHRTAALEDSRLLPSNEIKNYT, from the coding sequence ATGAGTAAATACATTGACGCAAGCCAGGAAGCAGGAAAAAGATTCTACCAAAACTTCCACGATAAAGGGAAAGTAGTAATGCTAAATTTATTGAGGTTTAGAAGAATTGCCGATTATACAAACTTGGAAAGAATAAAACCTACTGATGAAATCAGCGGAGAAGAAGCATATCAATTGTATATGGCCGGCATCTTGCCTGAATTGGAAAAAGCGGGAAGTCAAATCATATATTACGGAAAGTCCAAAAATTTTCTAATTGGACCTGATTTCGAAGCATGGGACGCTATATTATTGGTGGAACACGAATCTGTTTCAAAGTTTATGGAATTTGCCCAACAACAAGACTATCTGAAAAATGTAGGACACCGGACTGCTGCATTAGAGGATTCAAGACTATTACCGAGTAATGAAATAAAGAATTATACTTAG